In Candidatus Paceibacterota bacterium, the DNA window CTATTTTTAAGAAAGAGCGCCATTGTTTTTTTGATGGCCACTTCTTTTTATTTTCTTTCCATTTTTCTACAAAAAAGAATTTCTTAAAAAAATCCTTTAATATTTCTAAAAATTTATTCATATTATATAAATTTTATAGTTACAAGTTTATTATTGTACTAAATAAAGACACTTAACATTTTAAAAGAGACTTTGGTTTTGGGAAAAGTACGAATAAGTTTATATTATTAGATTTACTATTGCTAAAGAGAAAAATATTATAGACAAAACTATTGTTCCATAGAAAAGGAATTTTTCTGGTCCTCTTTTTTTAAAAGAAACGCCGCCTCCGCCCGAGCCGAAAATAGCAGAACCTCCGCCACTTTTTTGCTGGAATAATATAAAAACAATTAATAAAACCGATAGAATAATTTGCGCGATAGATATAATTTCCATAGAGATTTAAACCCCAAAAGATTTTTTCCTTAACTTTTTATGATAGGATATAGCAAACCTATGAGATTCGTCTCTTAAACGAAGAATAGTCATTTTAGCTATATTTTCTAATTTGTCAATAGAAATTGGAGAATCAAAGATATTAGTATACAAAATATTTGTCCTCTTTGCAAGAGATATTACGGGGATAACCGTTAATTTTCTATTTTGGATTGTTTGTTGAATTGTTTTATTTGCGGCATTGAATTGTGCTTTTCCTCCATCGATATAAACCAAATCGGGCATTTTCCATTCATTGTGCTCAAATCTTCGCGATATTATTTCTTTAAGACAAGCAACATCGTTTTGTTTTTGAATGGTTTTTATTTTAAAGAGGCGATATTCTTTTTTATTTGGAGAATATTTTCCGTTTTTATTTAAATTAAAAACAACCGTTGCTCCCACCATCTCTTTTGATTTAATATTCGAGACATCATAGCCCTCAATTCTTCTTGGGATTTTTGACAAACCCAAAGCTATTTTTAATATTTCCCCTTCGTTTTTTATTTCTTGGTTAACTTTTTGATTGTCAAATATTGTTTTATGAGAGAAAATTTGAGAAAGCGCTTCTGTTTTATCTCTTATGACTGATGCTTTTTCAAATTCTTCTTTTTTCGCAAGTTCTTGCATTTCTTTTCTAAAGTCTTTTAGCACTTTCTGTCTTTTCCCCTCAAGGACTTCTTTTATCTTTTTGATATTATTTTTATATTCTTTTTGTCTCCCTTTTGTTTGTTTATGAAGTTTTTCTCTTACTTTTTTTTCTTTTTCTATAAGGCAGGGAGCGGGACATCTTAAAAGGTCATACCAAAGGCACGATTTTTTTGGTAAATTTGTACAAGATCTGTATGGAAATATTTTTCTCAAAATTTTCAGTACTTCTTTTAGGGAAGATCCGTCAGTGAAAGGACCAATATATTCCTTTTTATTTTGTGGTTGGTGCGTTAAAAAAATTCTTGGCCAGTTTTCATGGGTTATTCCAACATAAAAATATTTTTTGTCATCGCGGAAAAGTACATTAAACTTTGGTTCTTTCTTTTTTATTAACTGACTTTCTAATATAAGTGCTTCAACCTCGGAAGATAGGGGAATATAGCCGACTTTATTTACTTCTTTTATAAAAAAATTGTCCCTGTAAGCTGGTTGATTGAAATGATTTTTTACTCTTTCTTTCAAATTATTTGATTTACCAATATAAAGCAATTTTCCTTTTTTATCATAAAAAAAATAAACGCCAGGCTCCATTGGGATTATTGAGGCTTTATCTCTAGTTACTTTTTTTTCTTTTGGCATGTTATAATTTTAGCACACTTTTTAATCAAATATCATTGACAATAAAATCTATAAATGTTATAATATAGATGTATTTATCGTTCTTTATAGAGAGGAGAAAGAGATGCAGAAGACTCTGCAAATCGTAGTAGGGGGCATAGTTGTTGTTCTATTTCTGGTCGGATTTGGAACAAGCGTTGCTCTTGGGTTCTGGATTTTCGCCCTGGTCATGTATGTATTTGGCGAAATGTCTGACCCGGGAGCGATTACCAACTTTCCCCTGTGGGCGTTCGTCTTTGTGGCCTTTGTTCCTCTTTTTTGGAGGACGAAGCCCGTACGGCGAATGTTCAAGGTAGTTGATAACCTTCTTTCCTAGATAGTTTTTAGGAACCTCTTAGAGAGAAAGTGATCGATTGCTACGGATCCTCGCAAGGGGATCCTTTATTTTTTTAAATACTTTCCCGTCCAACTTTTGGCGGATTTTTTTATTTTAGAGACAGGACCTTCTGCAACAATTTCGCCTCCTTTCTCTCCGCCTTCAGGGCCCAAGTCAATTACCCAGTCAGCGTTTTTTATAACATCCAGATTATGTTCAATTATAATAACGGTATTGCCCCTTTCAACCAACCTTCTTAAAATAAAAAGTAATTTTTTAACGTCATCTGCATGAAGTCCTACAGTTGGCTCGTCCAAGATATAAAGCGTGTTTCCGCTTTCGGTCTTTGAAAGTTCTTCTGCTAGCTTTACTCTTTGGGCCTCGCCTCCAGAAAGTGTAGGGGCGGGCTGTCCCAAATGGATATATGAAAGCCCAACGTCCTTCAGCGTCTTTAGTTTTCTTTCAAGCGTAGGATATTTTCTGAAGAAAGTTAAAGCTTCTTCAACTGTCATTTCAAGAACTTCGGCGATATTTTTATCTTTATATCTTATCTCTAAAACTTCTTTATTGTATCTTTTCCCATGACATTCTTCACACTCGACATAGATGTCTGGTAAAAAATACATCTCAACTTTTTTAAATCCCTGTCCCTGGCACGCTTCACACCTTCCGCCTTTAACGTTGAAAGAAAACCTTCCGGGCTTATAGCCCCTTATTTTTGCTTCCTCTGTATTTGAAAATATTTCTCTTATATGATTAAAAGTTCCAGTATAGGTTACCGGATTTGACCTTGGGGTTCTTCCAATGGGGGACTGATCAACAATAGAAGCTCTTTTTAAATTTTCAATTCCCGATAATCTTGAGAACTCGCCCGGTTCTTCTTTGGAGTGGTAAAAATTTCTCATCAGCGCTTTTGCCAAAGTATCATTTAAAAGCGTGGACTTGCCAGAACCAGAAACTCCTGTGATACAAATGAATTTTTCTAAAGGAAAATTGACATCAATATTTTTAAGATTGTGTTCTTTCGCGCCCTTTAAGATTAAATATCTTTGTTTGTTGTTTGTTATTTGTTGTTTGTTATTTATTTTGTTTATTTGTACTTTTAATTTTCCCGAAAGATATTTACCAGTTAAAGTTTTTGCTCTCAAAATTTGTTTTGGGGTTCCCTCAAAAATTATCTTGCCTCCTTCTTTCCCGGCACCAGGTCCCATATCAATTACCCAATCAGCCGCTAATATTGTTTGAGGATCGTGTTCTACAACGATTACCGTATTTCCTAAATTTCTTAATTCTTTTAAGCTTGAGATTAGCCGTTTTTGATCTCTTTCATGGAGCCCTATTGAGGGTTCATCTAAGATATAAGTGACACCAGTTAATTTTGAACCAATTTGTGTTGCAAGACGAATTCGCTGTGCTTCTCCGCCTGCCAAAGTTCCTCCTTTTCTCTCGAGCGTTAAATAATCAAGTCCAACATCGCTTAAAAATTTTAATCTATTTAATATTTCTTTTAATATCGAAGAGGCTATTTTGAGCTGTGTTTCGTTAAGTTTTTTATTCAGGCTACTAAAAAAGATAATTGCTTTTTCAATATTCATTTTTGCTATATCGTCAATTGATTTCCCTTCTATTTTTATTGCAAGCACCTCTAGTTTTAATCTTTTACCTTGGCAATCTGGACAAATTTTAACTCTCATATATTGTTCAATTTCTTCTCTTGCAGCATCACTTTCAGTTTCTCGCCATCTTCTCTCAAGCCAAGGAATAACACCCTCCGCCATCCAGCCACCTTCTCCGTTGCCATAAAGAATTATATTTTGCTCTTCTTTTTTTAAGTCTTTAAATGGGGTGTCTACAGAAAAATTGTAATTATCGGCAAGTTCTTCTTGTTTTTTCCAAAACCAACCTTGCCTGCCTACTTTATGAGAAGCTCTTGACCAGGGTTGTATTGTTCCTTCTGCCAATGAAAGATCCTTGTTTGGTACAACAAGATCAGGGTCAACTTCCAATTTTTCACCAAGACCATAACAGGAAGAACAAGCGCCAATAGGTGAGTTGAAAGAAAAAAGCCTTGGTTCGATTTCGGGGAGCGAGATACCACAGTGAGAACATGCAAATCGTTCTGAAAAAATAATATCTCTATCTTTGTAATTTATTACCGTAATCCCTTTTCCGATTTTAAGAGCAGTTTCTACAGAATCAGCGATTCTTGATCTTTGTTCTTTAAAGCTTTCACTATTTTTTTGAGGACTTAGATTTAAAACAGTAAGTTTATCTACGATAACTTCTATTGTATGCTTTTTGTTTTTGTTAAGCTCTTTCTTTGTGGCCTCTTCAACTGAGATATAATTTCCGTCTATTCTTAAATTTATAAAACCTTGTCTTTCAATCTCTTCGATTAGTGCTCTGTGTTCACCTTTTTTTTGTTGTAGAACGGGTCCTAAAATTACGATATCTCCGTTAAGGGTTAATATCCTGTTTACAATTTGATCTATCGTCTGGCCCTGAATTTTTCTTTTGCATTTTGGGCAATAGGGTATCCCAACTCTTGAAAATAAGAGTCGCAGATAATCATAGATTTCTGTAATTGTGCCGACAGTTGAGCGGGGGTTTTTAGAAATAGTCTTTTGATCGATTGCAATAGCAGGAGAAATTCCTTCGATTTTATCAGCGTCTGGTTTTTCCATAATACCCAAAAACTGTCTTGCGTATGCCGACAAACTTTCAACATATCTTCGTTGTCCTTCGGCGTATAATGTATCAAAAGCAAGAGAAGATTTACCAGACCCCGAAAGTCCAGTTATTACAACAAGTTTATTCCGTGGAATATCAACATTTATGTTTTTTAAATTATGAACTTTTGCACCACGGATTTTAATTAGATTTTCTTTCATAATCTTGAACAAAGTGAAAGATTTCAGCCCGAGGCTGATCGGCCTTTGGCCGAAATGCGTCAGCTCCATAGTTTTTTAACTGAAAAATAAAGCCCCCGTATTTTATCATATTTTTATCAAGTTTTCAACTTACTATTGACATTTTAGTTCAAAACCTTATTATCTTATCGTTGTTGATTATATTTAGTTCTTTCATGCGCTATGTCGAATACTTCCTCTAAGAGGATATTTTTCTGAAAGATAAAATGCCTGAGAAAAAGAAAGGGGGGACAGAGGTGGCCAACAATAACGGTCATCACAGGCAGTTGGATACAAAAATAAGACGGAGGGAGGACAGAGAAGCAATGCGAAACTTACGACTTCTCTGCGAATGGGGCAACAACGGATTTAACCCTTTAAGTAGGGATCAGAAAAAATCCGTGAAGCAAGAGTTTGTGAGACGGAAAAGAAACTAATACAAGCGCATCAATCAGAGGCGGTCTTATATGGAGACCGCCTCGAGTTTTTTAAGAGGAATTTTTTAGTTAAATTTTCAGCTTCTTTAAAATTTTTAATCCATTTTATACGTTTATCTTTTTTGAACCATGTCATTTGTCGCTTAGCATATTTTTCAATATCTTTTTTTGATTTTTCGACAGCTTCTTTAAGAATTATTTTATTTTGTAAGTATTTTGCAATCCAGAAATATTCAAGACCAAAATTTTCTATTTTTTTCCACGAAAGACCAGATTTTTTAAG includes these proteins:
- the secG gene encoding preprotein translocase subunit SecG; this encodes MEIISIAQIILSVLLIVFILFQQKSGGGSAIFGSGGGGVSFKKRGPEKFLFYGTIVLSIIFFSLAIVNLII
- a CDS encoding GIY-YIG nuclease family protein; the encoded protein is MPKEKKVTRDKASIIPMEPGVYFFYDKKGKLLYIGKSNNLKERVKNHFNQPAYRDNFFIKEVNKVGYIPLSSEVEALILESQLIKKKEPKFNVLFRDDKKYFYVGITHENWPRIFLTHQPQNKKEYIGPFTDGSSLKEVLKILRKIFPYRSCTNLPKKSCLWYDLLRCPAPCLIEKEKKVREKLHKQTKGRQKEYKNNIKKIKEVLEGKRQKVLKDFRKEMQELAKKEEFEKASVIRDKTEALSQIFSHKTIFDNQKVNQEIKNEGEILKIALGLSKIPRRIEGYDVSNIKSKEMVGATVVFNLNKNGKYSPNKKEYRLFKIKTIQKQNDVACLKEIISRRFEHNEWKMPDLVYIDGGKAQFNAANKTIQQTIQNRKLTVIPVISLAKRTNILYTNIFDSPISIDKLENIAKMTILRLRDESHRFAISYHKKLRKKSFGV
- the uvrA gene encoding excinuclease ABC subunit UvrA, whose protein sequence is MKENLIKIRGAKVHNLKNINVDIPRNKLVVITGLSGSGKSSLAFDTLYAEGQRRYVESLSAYARQFLGIMEKPDADKIEGISPAIAIDQKTISKNPRSTVGTITEIYDYLRLLFSRVGIPYCPKCKRKIQGQTIDQIVNRILTLNGDIVILGPVLQQKKGEHRALIEEIERQGFINLRIDGNYISVEEATKKELNKNKKHTIEVIVDKLTVLNLSPQKNSESFKEQRSRIADSVETALKIGKGITVINYKDRDIIFSERFACSHCGISLPEIEPRLFSFNSPIGACSSCYGLGEKLEVDPDLVVPNKDLSLAEGTIQPWSRASHKVGRQGWFWKKQEELADNYNFSVDTPFKDLKKEEQNIILYGNGEGGWMAEGVIPWLERRWRETESDAAREEIEQYMRVKICPDCQGKRLKLEVLAIKIEGKSIDDIAKMNIEKAIIFFSSLNKKLNETQLKIASSILKEILNRLKFLSDVGLDYLTLERKGGTLAGGEAQRIRLATQIGSKLTGVTYILDEPSIGLHERDQKRLISSLKELRNLGNTVIVVEHDPQTILAADWVIDMGPGAGKEGGKIIFEGTPKQILRAKTLTGKYLSGKLKVQINKINNKQQITNNKQRYLILKGAKEHNLKNIDVNFPLEKFICITGVSGSGKSTLLNDTLAKALMRNFYHSKEEPGEFSRLSGIENLKRASIVDQSPIGRTPRSNPVTYTGTFNHIREIFSNTEEAKIRGYKPGRFSFNVKGGRCEACQGQGFKKVEMYFLPDIYVECEECHGKRYNKEVLEIRYKDKNIAEVLEMTVEEALTFFRKYPTLERKLKTLKDVGLSYIHLGQPAPTLSGGEAQRVKLAEELSKTESGNTLYILDEPTVGLHADDVKKLLFILRRLVERGNTVIIIEHNLDVIKNADWVIDLGPEGGEKGGEIVAEGPVSKIKKSAKSWTGKYLKK